The window TTGCGGGCCAGCGCGGCGGCCCAGTGGGCGGCGATGTCGGCCGCGCGCTCCTCGGCGAAGGGCCAGGGGCGGGGCTCGAACAGGCAGTCGACGGCGTCGACCTCCACGACCTCCTGCGGGCCGGCGGGCGCGCCCACGGTCACAGGCTGATCGTCCCGTCGCACAGGATCACGGCGCCGCCGCCGATCGAGGCGGAGGCGAGCGCGCCGCCTTCCACCTCCAGCCCGAGCCCGATCAGGCTCGGCCGGCCCATCGCCGCGCCCTGGCGGATCTCCAGCGCGTGGCTGCCGTCGGGCGGGGCGTCGAAGCGCATCACCGCGCCCGCGAAGGCGGCGGCGGCCGAGCCGGTCGCCGGGTCCTCGTAGACGCCCGAGCGCCAGGCGAACATGCGGGCGCGGTAGCGGCCGGGCCCGTCCGGCGCGTAGGCGTAGACGCGCAGCTCCGCCGGCCAGTGCGCGGGCCGCGGCTCCAGGCGGTCGACGGCCTCGGCGGAGGCGAGCGGCACGGTGGTGAAGGGCACGCCGGCCGACAGGAGCGCGGGCCGGTGGAGGCCTGAGCCGATGGCGGCGGGGTCGATCCCCAGCGCCGCCGCGAGGAGGGCGTCGGGCAGGGGTTCGCCGGCGCCCTCCGGCAGGCGGGGGAGGACGAAGCTCGCGCGCGGGCGGCCATGAGCGCGCCGCGCCGTGCAGTGGACGGGGCCGATCGCCTCCTCCAGCACGAGGC is drawn from Lichenibacterium dinghuense and contains these coding sequences:
- a CDS encoding PhzF family phenazine biosynthesis protein: MRLRFHTLDVFTDAPLSGNPLAVVHGADGLDAALMQAVAREFNLAETVFLLEPRDPVNTARLRIFTPERELPFAGHPTVGTAVLLAELRAPEIVARGELGLVLEEAIGPVHCTARRAHGRPRASFVLPRLPEGAGEPLPDALLAAALGIDPAAIGSGLHRPALLSAGVPFTTVPLASAEAVDRLEPRPAHWPAELRVYAYAPDGPGRYRARMFAWRSGVYEDPATGSAAAAFAGAVMRFDAPPDGSHALEIRQGAAMGRPSLIGLGLEVEGGALASASIGGGAVILCDGTISL